Genomic segment of Gigantopelta aegis isolate Gae_Host chromosome 10, Gae_host_genome, whole genome shotgun sequence:
cttccctccctccccccctacACAAACATGCACTGATAAGCCCTGGTCACTGTGTTTTCAGGATGTGATGAGCTACGTGGGCCTTacccttccctccctcccccccctacACAAACATGCACTGATAAAACCTGGTCACTGTGTTTTCAGGATGTGATGAGCTACGTGGGCCTaccccttccctccctcccccccctacACAAACATGCACTGATAAGCCGTGATCACTGTTTTCAGGATGTGATGAGCTACGTGGGCCTaccccttccctccctcccccccccccctctacaCAAACATGCACTGATAAGCCGTGATCACTGTGTTTTCAGGATGTGATGAGCTACGTGGGCCTACCCCTTCCGTCCCTCCCCCCCTACATAAACATGCACTGATAAGCCCTGGTCACTGTGTTTTCAGGATGTGATGAGCTACGTGGGCAAGGCGTCTGAGAAGTTCCCGTACCCGATCATCTCGGACAAGGACCGAAAGCTGGCCGTGCAGCTGGGGATGGTCGACCCTGACGAAAAGGACAGCGCCGGGATGCCGCTCACTGCGCGAGCTGTCAGTTCTTATAACTTGTTATTAGTTGCCTATCGGTCCGTCCTGtatgtccatccgtctgtcccacatagttcTCCGGATAGTTTTTTCAGAATGCCTTGATATATTAAGCTTAGATTTTTTGTATAGATTTATCATGTATGGTTACAGACCATTTGTGACCttcatgacgatttacacattttttatGGCCctcaatgcctcaaaatattgagatAAATTTTTTAGTATAGGTTTATCAAGTACTATTGTAGATAAGTTTGCAAGAATAAAAGTTAGCCAGCTTTCAGCAGAATTCCACCTTTTTGGTgcaccaaattaaaaaaaaattaaaataataaatgtgcatGTCCTCAGCTGAAAAATATTTCAGCCTTTTTTTGTCAGGGGCTGCTTTCATCCCTGAATTTGACATTTTAATAGTTCTACAGGATTGCTGTTGCAGACTGTTAaaatttatcaattattttataaGTGTACAAATCGTATATTAATGATACAATATGAAAAGTTTTGATGTATAGTTGAAGAGTACCAAACGAGTATGTTTCGTATCTTATGGAAATACTGAAAATTGTATATAAGTatggtaaatatttatatttgatttaaacatACACTGTTAACACCAACAGTTTTCTTTCAGCAGTAATGCATATATCTTTTCTAAATATATCTTAACTAGAAAATGTAGATTTTTAACCTGTTTGTGATTTATGTATTATTGAAGTGTTCTACttttgtttgacacacaatagccaatgtatttatGTGCCATTAGACAttcattcgtttgtttgtttgtttgtttgtttgtttgtttgtttgtttgttcatttgtttgtttgttcattgattcgtttgtttgttcattcgtTCATGTTGTATGTTCAAGGTGTTCGTTGTGGGCCCAGACAAGAAGTTGAAGCTGTCAATCCTGTACCCTGCCACCACCGGGAGGAACTTTGAGTAAGTCTAGTCTTCGTCCTCTCTTTGACCTTGTAACTTTATTATCTCACCTTGAGGTCCTCACCACTAAGTGCACAACCAAGACCATCATTATAGATAATATTAGTCTGCAGTCACAGCGATAGTGTGTGGGGTTTTCTGTCCAtgacatatactgatggaaagaaataagggaacacatcaaattgtagaccaaatttaattcacaactagcgtagtaatgtctgtatttcataccaagttgtaatgtgggattgaatgtctagTGTTTAATGTGCTGCCTACCGTATATTGACGTGTATTAGCcaacttttgaagtctagaaacactttccaaaagaagagagtcggcttatacatggaggcaacaaattggagcATAAAATTTCGATCCAAAATACTCCAGACTGatttacaaattttgatcagacccttagcctttcacagattatgtaacaataatttgtgcacagtataaataaaacacgccatcatgcaatattaagcagttttttcttcttgaatgcattataagtttgataaataataataaaaaattacttgttttattgtcatttcaatggtaaaaaaaacgtattctttccaactgtccaccatctttgtttgatctgtgctgggaccagtctttcatatagcaagtttaagatacaaaacggtgttttttcttcaaacaagtattatatttctaatattattgttttgttgggagggtgctcattattaacattaccaactgaaaaaacaacatgaatttcaggaagataattactcccactattgtcacatgaccataccatatacagtgaacagCTGCAGTTACGGACCGCATGATCTTtcgtttctgtgtgtgtggtgagggattaaacatgcctcaatgattttactttttgctgtccagtgaataaattaattacttatgtgcagtgatatgttgttacagcttgaattatttattttcctgTTATGCTTTATcaattctaaattatttttcacggcaTGGTAGATGTTAGCATTGCCACATTGATGGTTGATTGCGATCGCGATTAccgtgtttgtaataattaaagggaaaacaaatgtaatgaacaagaaaagctcatgtctatttgttgacagtattattgaaatcgatacaacatacagctggacaaaagatgacttcggcttatacacaaggccgatgattttgtactggatatttagggtcaaactaagaggtcggcttatccaaggagtcggctaatacacggcaatatacggtatataTTCCCAGTCAAcctctgacaatatgaattgatttttaatgcagtcattatttgttgttgctatctgtgtgatcctttatttctttccatctgtATATTTGCAATTGGTCTGTCTAAGCTACTCAGATCACACAGTGGATTAGTGTGAAAAAAACAGGCAGGCAGCTTCTAATCTGATAAACCAGAATGGGCGTACCAGTTGTATTGGTTGGATTCATTAATGGCTTGTCTCGCACAGATCAAAtccactgttgccacatacaTCCTACTCTTACTGATTAGTAGTCGTTTATagagtatgttttgtttaacaacaccactagagaaattcattaattaatgtaaCACATAATCTTCacaagaaacctgctacatatctCAGTTAGCcttttcccacagatagaacaGAGCATACCACAAACATATATAGGGACAGAAACAGTGAGTGTGTTGAGGGGGTTTCAACTGATGACCAAAACACCTTAGGCAAAGCAGTctatccaccccccccccccccccccccccccccatcatatCTTTTGATATGCCTGTCTTTGACAGGTGATGGTATTGAATGGTGTTATCCGTCTGTAAACCTTTCGTTTCTAGAGCATATCAttcttatcaattcatacaGGATAATCAAACTttacatgcaagtacaacttgggatggttgtgtgtcacataccataactaggtcactgtgacctaccttTCATGCATTACTTCACATTAAAGTAAATCTTTGTACAGGCCATATCTTTCCTTATcagttcatataggatcatcaaatctTGAATGCAactacaacttgggatggcagtgtgttgcataccatacctaaattaccatgacctacttttgacaGACATATCTTGTACTTCATCCACTTTTGTTTTATCTGctgacatgatagcacataccatatccTTTGATGTAGTAGTTGTCAAGCATGTGACTGTAATGTGCTTGTTTGCCTGTattcaattatggttcaagcatgctgtcctggccATGCAGCTTAGGTGCCAAAAATCTATGACTTActgttaaaagtttttttaaatgcataggAAATCCATACCTGATGGTtatgtttatgttgattgataaaatcaaaattaagaAGTAAAGgcaaaagttaaaaagttgataTGTTTTGTGTTCAgcaaagaagaaatgttttagttcttTTAATAGAAGGGAAAAATTAGGCTAAAAATCGATAGATTGAGCAATAAGATTAGaattggtttatttttattattatatcctAATGTTTTAATCGAATATAATGGTAAATTATGTGGTAATTTCACAGAAAGTAGAGGGTGGTGGTATTGACAAGCATTATGTCATTTTAGAAGGGAAGTGGTCGTAGCATTACAGAATGTTACATGGAAGGAGAGGCAGGATAAAAAATGCTAAGTTTTGCATTACATAATAGTTGAACTGTCAGatcatgtaattatatatgtgaTTACGTCATTCACTTCTAATTTAaggtggttagttgttattaaCTCATAATTTAGTGTGATTATGTTTACAATTAACTCCCAATTTAATCATTAATGTGACTATGTTTATAATTGAACTCATAATTTAGTGTGTATTGTTTATGATTAACTCCgatgtttttgtttacagtgAGATTCTTCGTGTAATTGACAGTCTGCAGCTGACAGCCAAGCAAAAAGTTGCAACACCTGTTGACTGGAAGGTAGTATTAGTTTggtttcttatttttaaagaatacaacctaattttgtataaaacttTAGATTTTTTTCAACATAAGTCACCAACTTAAGgatgttaatattaaaaactTAGTTCTTTAATTGTAGGGCTAATGCTTTTGATCTCAAACGTAACTGATCagcatttattattgttaagatccaactgatttattaattaattcctGGTTGTCTTGATTTATTCATTTACTTAAAATTAGTTATATATGATGCCTATAatcatgtaaaaaaacaaataatattctgATCCTTTTTAATATGAGATGTTGTTCAAAACCATCTTTTGCTCTATATTTAGTgttattcaaactccattctcAGTAATGTACAGTTGTGAGTGTCAAGTTCAAGATCTAGGATTCGGTTAACatattcaaactccattctcAGTAATGTACAGTTGTGACTGTTAGGTTTAGGATCTATGATTCAGTTGACATATTCAAAACTCCGTTCTCAGTAATGTACAGTTGTGTTAGGTTTAGGATCTATGATTCAGTTGACATATTCAAGACTCCATTCTCAATAATGTACAGTTGTGAGTGTTAGGTTTAGGATCTATGTTTAAGTTGACATATTCAAGATTCCATTCTCAGTAATGCACAGTTGTGACTGTTAGGTTTAGGATCTATGATTCAGTTGACATATTCAAAACTCCATTCTCAGTAATGTACAGTTGTGAGGGTTAGGTTTAGGATCTATGATTCAGTTGACATATTCAAGACTCCATTGTCAGTAATGTACAGTTGTGAGTGTTAGTGTTTGAACCTCGTCTGGATATAGATACCTTATGTACGGATGTTCTGcgactaatttttttttttttttcagcctGGCTGCAAGTGTATGGTGGTGCCTAGTCTTTCCAACGATGAGGCAAAGAAACTGTTTCCCAAGGGATTCGAGGAAACTAAAGTGCCTTCCCAGAAATCCTATCTCCGCTTCACACCACACCCATAGACTGGTTCCCATCATACACAGTGCTCTAGATGCCACCTGTAGAGCAATcgtatatcaaatattttatattcattgttTCAGAATCGTTTTTAATCATGTTATATCCAATAATaagcattatatttaatttttaatttaaataataacgaTGATAGTTATTCCACGTAGTATTGGTTTGAACAGACTGATGATGTAACACTATCAGTCGTGACTTTACTGTTCTTCAAACTCCAGGAGAGCTGAATTTCTTTGCTAGTTTTAGCTAAAAATGTgacacaaaataaattaaaatgcaagAAAATGGGCTGAAATATTTCCAGATGTTTTATTCTCCAAATGATTATAGACTGATGCAGAGGTGGTTATACTTcaagtgaaaaaacaaacatttgttgtgtggttgttgttttttttaggaaattgTTAAATCGGGACAAATGCACATGTTTTTGTCAATTATCTTATGGAAAATTTagttgaaatatttgttatatttagtttttatttgttaaaagccAGATGTtataattatgcaaatattgttataattaggctaataattttataattatgcaAAAAATGTCAGTGATAAATAAAGTTCACATATTTCAATGTACATTGTAGCTTTGTTATTAGGATATCTAGGTTGCATTATCAGCATTTATGGGCCTAACATGTTTTATGGAATATCTTATGTTGTACAATAGGCActgcccacacacacacacacaaatacccACCCATCTcccaaacaaccccccccccaacccccccccaccccctacccccATCTATCACATACTTGTTAATAGATGTATTAATAATGCAcgataaacaatatatataaatctacAGAGACCAAAAAAATgatattcaataaaaaatatttatgtagaaatgatttttttaaatattttcatttctagTTTGATACATTTAGTAGTTACACATTTGTAACAGACGTAGTTCAGTGTTTTCAATGTCCCAAGCAGTGATTTCTAGTTTGATACATTTAGTAGTTACACCTTTGTAACATACATAGTTCAGTGTTTTCAATGTCCCAAGCAGTGATTtctaggggtgcaacgatacggtcaaaaccgtattgcgatatattgcgatataagaaaccgtattgcaatatgtattgcaatatagttgatattatttaaatttaatatttatgggttggtttttttttttaatgaaaacagaaggcataactttttaatgatttttattagtttcagctgtcaggctaaatgttttaggccatatttttattttttaacacaatacttgtctactagaacaccggtgtgacggtgtcaaactatttataaattgtcacattcggaaatccttacttactatcgggcttttccgttgctgctcgcttaacacggaaatgtacgtattgagtcgctatgtttcggcagatcgaccaaaccagagccgaggttattagccgaggtattttgaacgatcggctGAAGTATTCtgagttcagtgaaaaacagcgaaTTGTGATTCtcacttgttggtttatttctttgaagatgatagccgtagccgtattccaacgtaaatgaacaatgaatgataatgtgtaagtaacaaaacatttatttgtaattatcgttaactggttattttcaatGGACAttaaacacgttttgtttagaagtcagaaccaagtataaccgacctatcacttcgtatgccaacaagtaagccgactacgcttAACGTGATAGTTGCACTTCCTGTCaccaccaattaataaaatgatgtggtttttgtttgtttatttgcctatttcaagtcaaataaaatacaaggaaaaaaaatagcgtataaaaatcgtgatacgcaaaactgtaccgcggttcgtatcgagctgatcaattatcgcggtataccggtataccggtttatcgttgcagcactagtGATTTCTAGTTGGATACATTTAGTAGTTACACCTTTGTAACATACATAGTTCAGTGTTTTCAATGTCCCAAGCAGTGATTTCTAGTTGGATACATTTAGTAGTTACACCTTTGTAACATACGTAGTTCAGTGTTTTCAATGTCCCAAGCAGTaatttttgctttatttaaagTGAGAAGGAAAACAAGTTTCTGAAACTGGTATCaataatgtaaaatgtatattatacatgcattcataaacttgtttaaaaaatgaatgaatg
This window contains:
- the LOC121382987 gene encoding peroxiredoxin-6-like, giving the protein MVNLGDVFPNFKAPTTAGDIQFHDWMGDSWAILFSHPADYTPVCTTELGRVVTLLPEFQKRNVKVIALSCDSVEDHNGWAKDVMSYVGKASEKFPYPIISDKDRKLAVQLGMVDPDEKDSAGMPLTARAVFVVGPDKKLKLSILYPATTGRNFDEILRVIDSLQLTAKQKVATPVDWKPGCKCMVVPSLSNDEAKKLFPKGFEETKVPSQKSYLRFTPHP